Sequence from the Argentina anserina chromosome 7, drPotAnse1.1, whole genome shotgun sequence genome:
TTTTATCTAGCCTAGATTGTAATAttccaaaaccaaaactatTCGAAGTGCCTGGTTTCATATCCGCTGCCACAAAACATTAAAACCTTTTGTTAACCCAAAATATCGAAACGACTCCCTTTTCTGCGTTTGAGtcttttatttgaattttaaaggAACCCCAGAAAATACTGAACTACCAACCTCTCCAATCACGTGAACGCACGCGCCGAAACCCTTCCGTCGGTTATTCGGTTTCAGTCATCAACCGGCCCTTCTTAGAGCTTCGTTGCATTGAATGCTTTGCCCTATACACGCGCGACAATTCGGCGCGTCTCCAGACACCTCAGTGGTCTCAGGTCTTCTTTTGGCGCCAGCCACAACCCAACAAAAAATTACCCCCAAACAAATTTAATTCGgggaataaaaaaagaaactacTGCTGGTATATATTTGGGGCCCTGGGTGAACACTCTGAGTTTTGCTCAGAACAGAAGGGTGTGTGGGTGTGTGGGTTTGGGTGTTTCTGTGtttctattccaatagtgCTTTTGATAGTATCAGAgatcgaagaagaagaagaagatgaagaagtacTTGGAGCTTCGAGAACAAAGACCAGATTCACCTGAAAGCCTTTGTTTGCCAACACATGCTTCTGCTTCTCAAGGTAACCTTTTGTTTTATAGGCTCAAACGTATCATCTCTTTTGTTCTCTAGTCCTCCCTGTTACAGTGTTACATCGTTTTCTCTGTTTTGTCTTTGGTGTTATCTCAGAGACTATCGATCACATCCAGGTGGGCTCGTTCTATGAGTTAGACCACTCAAAGCTTCCTCATACTGCCCCAGAACACATCAAGTCCATTCGGGTCGTCATGGTACTAAAATCAGTTtcactcattttcttcttcttctagttATGGATTTTGTAATGGGTTTTGAATCTGGGTTGAATCTCTTTTCAGGTTGATGAGAAGTCTCTGTTTAAGGTCTCGGTGAGGTTTCCGAGCCTAGACTCACTCCATACCCATCTGAATGAGGAGAGCTACAAAAACCCAGACGGGTCGTCGTTCCTTCCTGCTTCCGACGAAAGCTACTCTATGACTCCAGAAATGGCGTCGGATGTGCTTTACCGGAGAGTCCCACATCAGAAGATAGCAGAGGAGAGCCGGATGTGGAGCTTTTGGGCCGGACGGCGTCGTTTCGTGACACGGAGAAGTGCTTCGCCGTGTTGCTTGTCGGAGATTAAGCTCAGTGGGATGGTGCAATGGGGTAAGCGCAAACTGGTGCGGTGTGTTACTAATCATGAGACGGCGGCGAATTCTGACCATGAACAAGTAGAGAAGGAGGAACCGATGGTGGATGATGTGAAGGAGCCTTGCTATGAGTTTAGGAAGAGAAATCAGATACAAATGAAGCAGAAAATAGCGAAGCGTCGAAAGCAGAGCCATCAGATTGTGGTTTATGATCAGACCCGCCAGAAGCAAATGGTGGAAGGCACAATTGAGAGATGGAGTGCTAAGAGGTATGGGTTTCAGCATTAATGTAATATTGAGTTAGATTGATTTTCATGTAACGGGTTTTGATTAGGTACAAGGCAGCTGAAGAAAACATACTTAAGGTGATGAAGGCCAAAGGTGCCTGTGCTGAGAAACCAATCCGGAGAGCACCACTGAGGGCTGAGGCTCGGAAGCTAATTGGGGATACCGGTTTGATAGACCATTTGTTGAAGCATATGGCTGAGAGGGTAGCTCCGGGTGGTGTCGACCGGTTTCGGAGAAGGCACAATGCTGATGGAGCACTTGAGTATTGGTTGGAGAATGCTGATTTG
This genomic interval carries:
- the LOC126802657 gene encoding protein DYAD, with protein sequence MKKYLELREQRPDSPESLCLPTHASASQETIDHIQVGSFYELDHSKLPHTAPEHIKSIRVVMVDEKSLFKVSVRFPSLDSLHTHLNEESYKNPDGSSFLPASDESYSMTPEMASDVLYRRVPHQKIAEESRMWSFWAGRRRFVTRRSASPCCLSEIKLSGMVQWGKRKLVRCVTNHETAANSDHEQVEKEEPMVDDVKEPCYEFRKRNQIQMKQKIAKRRKQSHQIVVYDQTRQKQMVEGTIERWSAKRYKAAEENILKVMKAKGACAEKPIRRAPLRAEARKLIGDTGLIDHLLKHMAERVAPGGVDRFRRRHNADGALEYWLENADLMRIREEAGIKDPYWTPPPGWKIGDNPTQDPICVRMFKEIWEEIANVKREREFQQQHEDMAVGTASNSSLTTLDQVKPYSSVINGKDKYTELAVKKSRIEEQMLQLSQSFSGIEEEMNSLLEEMRVLKPTMEESVRLYSGTAGVPMLIPDDEAGTKDKMRSRDKVDRAAKIERLRSSFRICEPQGTFLWPDMSMSPKGMVQHNDSFLVPTPPSVSSSNKSATCLVLSHSPLKPLAERRALNISTLSNVIKPAEQTNPQLQLANSTRIGDTLDINLNEFPESYNNHYCNYWDSNLPEKASRYGEGQKEHDRSREGC